From the Eleutherodactylus coqui strain aEleCoq1 chromosome 7, aEleCoq1.hap1, whole genome shotgun sequence genome, one window contains:
- the SLC34A2 gene encoding sodium-dependent phosphate transport protein 2B isoform X2, with the protein MAPFPEFQNHLPDGVENLPKYSPHPPNGNADPPPDGGSTHDLESLPPSYSVTSLCKDNPEEEQEFDPWEMPELKSTGMKWSEMNTKQRILSVLQTITKLVLLLALLYFFVCSLDVLSSAFQLVGGKAAGDIFKNHSVLSNPIAGLVIGVLVTVLVQSSSTSTSIVVSMVSSGLLTVRTAIPIIMGANIGTSVTNTFVALMQSGDRNEFRRAFAGATVHDFFNWLSVLVLLPIEIASGYLYHLTNVIVDSFNIETGEDAPDMLKVITEPLTKVIIQLDKKVIQEIANGDLSAQNKSLIKRECGYKEWLNDTVPGIENCTANRLCFVDENNMTWTEVLETVKVPCSHMFASTTLPDLAVGLILLALSLLVLCVCLILIVKLLNAMLKGQVSVVIKKIINTDFPFPFSWLTGYLAMLVGAGMTFIVQSSSVFTSAMTPLIGIGVISIERAYPLTLGSNIGTTTTALLAALASPGETLHNSVQIALCHFFFNISGILIWYPIPFMRLPIRMAKALGDKTAKYRWFAVVYLILCFLLLPLAIFGLSMAGWQVLAGVGIPVLVIAAVVIVISVLQSKCPRVLPDFLKTWDFLPNWMHSLKPWDRWMSIFTQFCRKYCCCCCTKCKCCKCCQDKDEEASMEKPQTLECHENVVDLTDELPSIDSKDQTKTMNHTKL; encoded by the exons atggctccttttccagaatttcagAACCATCTTCCAGATGGTGTGGAGAATCTTCCCAAGTACTCCCCTCACCCTCCTAATGGCAATGCTGACCCTCCGCCTG ACGGGGGTAGTACTCATGACTTAGAATCACTACCTCCATCTTACTCTGTTACATCGTTATGCAAAGATAATCCTGAAGAAGAACAGGAGTTTGACCCGTGGGAGATGCCGGAACTTAAGAGCACTGGAATGAAGTGGTCAG AAATGAACACAAAACAACGTATTCTATCGGTTCTGCAGACAATCACAAAACTAGTTCTCTTATTGGCtttgttatatttttttgtttgctcCTTGGATGTGTTAAGCTCTGCCTTCCAATTGGTAGGAG GAAAGGCTGCAGGAGATATTTTCAAGAACCATTCTGTACTGTCCAATCCTATTGCTGGACTTGTGATTGGGGTCCTGGTGACTGTCCTTGTACAGAGCTCCAGTACATCGACATCTATTGTGGTCAGCATGGTGTCATCTGGCC TTCTTACAGTTAGGACGGCCATTCCAATCATCATGGGAGCCAACATTGGCACATCAGTCACAAATACCTTTGTGGCTTTGATGCAGTCTGGTGACCGCAATGAATTCAGAAG GGCATTTGCGGGAGCCACAGTGCATGATTTCTTCAACTGGCTTTCAGTCCTAGTTCTCCTGCCTATTGAAATTGCATCAGGATATTTGTACCATCTCACCAACGTTATTGTCGACTCGTTCAATATAGAGACAGGAGAGGATGCCCCCGATATGCTAAAAGTTATCACAGAGCCCCTGACCAAAGTAATTATACAG cttgACAAGAAAGTCATTCAGGAAATAGCCAATGGGGACCTATCTGCTCAAAATAAGAGTCTAATCAAGAGAGAATGTGGATACAAG GAATGGCTAAATGatactgtgcctggtatagaGAACTGCACTGCAAACAGACTGTGCTTTGTAGATGAGAATAACATGACATGGACAGAAGTTTTGGAGACTGTGAAAGTGCCCT GCTCTCACATGTTTGCTTCTACGACTCTCCCAGATTTAGCAGTGGGACTCATCCTGTTGGCACTGTCATTACTAGTGCTTTGTGTATGTCTAATTTTGATTGTCAAGCTTCTAAATGCCATGCTAAAAGGACAAGTGTCTGTTGTGATCAAGAAGATCATCAATACTG ACTTCCCCTTCCCATTCTCATGGTTGACTGGATACTTGGCAATGCTTGTTGGTGCTGGAATGACATTCATTGTGCAGAGCAGCTCAGTCTTCACATCTGCAATGACTCCTCTCATTG GTATTGGAGTGATTAGCATAGAGCGTGCCTATCCATTGACACTTGGATCTAACATCGGAACAACAACAACTGCCCTCTTAGCTGCATTGGCCAGTCCGGGGGAAACGTTACACAACTCTGTGCAG ATTGCATTATGCCACTTTTTCTTCAACATATCCGGGATACTTATTTGGTATCCCATCCCTTTCATGAGGTTACCAATTCGAATGGCCAAAGCCTTGGGGGACAAGACAGCTAAATACAGATGGTTTGCTGTGGTTTACCTGATCCTGTGCTTTCTCTTGTTACCCCTGGCTATCTTTGGCTTATCAATGGCTGGATGGCAGGTACTCGCGGGAGTTGGTATCCCAGTTCTGGTTATAGCTGCTGTTGTAATCGTCATTAGCGTTTTGCAATCCAAATGCCCCAGAGTGTTACCAGATTTTCTAAAGACCTGGGACTTCTTGCCAAATTGGATGCATTCATTGAAGCCTTGGGATCGCTGGATGTCCATCTTCACTCAGTTTTGTCGGAAatactgctgctgctgttgtACGAAATGTAAGTGCTGCAAGTGTTGCCAAGATAAAGATGAAGAAGCGTCAATGGAAAAGCCCCAAACTCTGGAGTGTCACGAAAATGTTGTAGATCTGACTGATGAGCTTCCAAGTATTGATAGCAAAGATCAAACGAAGACTATGAACCACACTAAGTTGTAA
- the SLC34A2 gene encoding sodium-dependent phosphate transport protein 2B isoform X1 — protein sequence MNKKKMAPFPEFQNHLPDGVENLPKYSPHPPNGNADPPPDGGSTHDLESLPPSYSVTSLCKDNPEEEQEFDPWEMPELKSTGMKWSEMNTKQRILSVLQTITKLVLLLALLYFFVCSLDVLSSAFQLVGGKAAGDIFKNHSVLSNPIAGLVIGVLVTVLVQSSSTSTSIVVSMVSSGLLTVRTAIPIIMGANIGTSVTNTFVALMQSGDRNEFRRAFAGATVHDFFNWLSVLVLLPIEIASGYLYHLTNVIVDSFNIETGEDAPDMLKVITEPLTKVIIQLDKKVIQEIANGDLSAQNKSLIKRECGYKEWLNDTVPGIENCTANRLCFVDENNMTWTEVLETVKVPCSHMFASTTLPDLAVGLILLALSLLVLCVCLILIVKLLNAMLKGQVSVVIKKIINTDFPFPFSWLTGYLAMLVGAGMTFIVQSSSVFTSAMTPLIGIGVISIERAYPLTLGSNIGTTTTALLAALASPGETLHNSVQIALCHFFFNISGILIWYPIPFMRLPIRMAKALGDKTAKYRWFAVVYLILCFLLLPLAIFGLSMAGWQVLAGVGIPVLVIAAVVIVISVLQSKCPRVLPDFLKTWDFLPNWMHSLKPWDRWMSIFTQFCRKYCCCCCTKCKCCKCCQDKDEEASMEKPQTLECHENVVDLTDELPSIDSKDQTKTMNHTKL from the exons ATGAACAAGAAG aaaatggctccttttccagaatttcagAACCATCTTCCAGATGGTGTGGAGAATCTTCCCAAGTACTCCCCTCACCCTCCTAATGGCAATGCTGACCCTCCGCCTG ACGGGGGTAGTACTCATGACTTAGAATCACTACCTCCATCTTACTCTGTTACATCGTTATGCAAAGATAATCCTGAAGAAGAACAGGAGTTTGACCCGTGGGAGATGCCGGAACTTAAGAGCACTGGAATGAAGTGGTCAG AAATGAACACAAAACAACGTATTCTATCGGTTCTGCAGACAATCACAAAACTAGTTCTCTTATTGGCtttgttatatttttttgtttgctcCTTGGATGTGTTAAGCTCTGCCTTCCAATTGGTAGGAG GAAAGGCTGCAGGAGATATTTTCAAGAACCATTCTGTACTGTCCAATCCTATTGCTGGACTTGTGATTGGGGTCCTGGTGACTGTCCTTGTACAGAGCTCCAGTACATCGACATCTATTGTGGTCAGCATGGTGTCATCTGGCC TTCTTACAGTTAGGACGGCCATTCCAATCATCATGGGAGCCAACATTGGCACATCAGTCACAAATACCTTTGTGGCTTTGATGCAGTCTGGTGACCGCAATGAATTCAGAAG GGCATTTGCGGGAGCCACAGTGCATGATTTCTTCAACTGGCTTTCAGTCCTAGTTCTCCTGCCTATTGAAATTGCATCAGGATATTTGTACCATCTCACCAACGTTATTGTCGACTCGTTCAATATAGAGACAGGAGAGGATGCCCCCGATATGCTAAAAGTTATCACAGAGCCCCTGACCAAAGTAATTATACAG cttgACAAGAAAGTCATTCAGGAAATAGCCAATGGGGACCTATCTGCTCAAAATAAGAGTCTAATCAAGAGAGAATGTGGATACAAG GAATGGCTAAATGatactgtgcctggtatagaGAACTGCACTGCAAACAGACTGTGCTTTGTAGATGAGAATAACATGACATGGACAGAAGTTTTGGAGACTGTGAAAGTGCCCT GCTCTCACATGTTTGCTTCTACGACTCTCCCAGATTTAGCAGTGGGACTCATCCTGTTGGCACTGTCATTACTAGTGCTTTGTGTATGTCTAATTTTGATTGTCAAGCTTCTAAATGCCATGCTAAAAGGACAAGTGTCTGTTGTGATCAAGAAGATCATCAATACTG ACTTCCCCTTCCCATTCTCATGGTTGACTGGATACTTGGCAATGCTTGTTGGTGCTGGAATGACATTCATTGTGCAGAGCAGCTCAGTCTTCACATCTGCAATGACTCCTCTCATTG GTATTGGAGTGATTAGCATAGAGCGTGCCTATCCATTGACACTTGGATCTAACATCGGAACAACAACAACTGCCCTCTTAGCTGCATTGGCCAGTCCGGGGGAAACGTTACACAACTCTGTGCAG ATTGCATTATGCCACTTTTTCTTCAACATATCCGGGATACTTATTTGGTATCCCATCCCTTTCATGAGGTTACCAATTCGAATGGCCAAAGCCTTGGGGGACAAGACAGCTAAATACAGATGGTTTGCTGTGGTTTACCTGATCCTGTGCTTTCTCTTGTTACCCCTGGCTATCTTTGGCTTATCAATGGCTGGATGGCAGGTACTCGCGGGAGTTGGTATCCCAGTTCTGGTTATAGCTGCTGTTGTAATCGTCATTAGCGTTTTGCAATCCAAATGCCCCAGAGTGTTACCAGATTTTCTAAAGACCTGGGACTTCTTGCCAAATTGGATGCATTCATTGAAGCCTTGGGATCGCTGGATGTCCATCTTCACTCAGTTTTGTCGGAAatactgctgctgctgttgtACGAAATGTAAGTGCTGCAAGTGTTGCCAAGATAAAGATGAAGAAGCGTCAATGGAAAAGCCCCAAACTCTGGAGTGTCACGAAAATGTTGTAGATCTGACTGATGAGCTTCCAAGTATTGATAGCAAAGATCAAACGAAGACTATGAACCACACTAAGTTGTAA